Proteins found in one Oncorhynchus mykiss isolate Arlee chromosome 3, USDA_OmykA_1.1, whole genome shotgun sequence genomic segment:
- the il-1rii gene encoding interleukin-1 receptor type II precursor (The RefSeq protein has 1 substitution compared to this genomic sequence), which produces MVTWANYAMVILNLLSALFIARSACGLRLPPLPMIDGCFRVSPEPEVFRVQGEAVVLSCVVFDRVLYRRFSQAKAGYTYVIAKGNGTEGIDPDEGKEGRVLQRERQLWLLPARTSDSGAYSCIYRNDTLCVIGSFTLQVYETKQTDIEKLSYPISTPVGKKLSIRCPHLKDFNRTDEIEWYKDSSPTVLPVGSGRYQRQRQDVILISDVRPADQGLYTCQLRVHVNNLQYTVSRTINLNVKVPDPVPYIQTTRPIFDPDTTLTPNPGLSTVEPPAVVSPKIVSPANGTIFESPLGSVLEISCQVFTGSQSADATMVTWLVDGHSLDSSNLGGRALMSQRRVTTVAGGCYVEVNLYIIELCDEDTRAELKCVTQNQGGRQEVIAQFRVEDPRSTWLMVGVAGSVCFLTVVSIFLYLLLKPRGKADYFLARQNSTFSSTFSST; this is translated from the exons ATGGTCACCTGGGCAAAC TATGCCATGGTTATCCTCAATCTGCTCTCGGCATTGTTCATCGCTCGCTCTGCCTGTGGACTACGACTACCTCCGCTACCTATGatag ATGGCTGTTTCAGGGTGTCTCCAGAGCCGGAGGTGTTCCGTGTGCAGGGTGAAGCGGTGGTCCTTAGCTGCGTTGTGTTTGACAGGGTCCTCTACAGACGATTCTCCCAGGCCAAGGCGGGTTACACCTATGTCATCGCCAAGGGAAATGGGACGGAGGGCATTGACCCTGACGAGGGGAAAGAGGGGCGGGTCCTGCAGCGTGAGCGACAGCTGTGGCTCCTCCCAGCTCGAACGTCTGACTCCGGAGCGTACTCCTGCATCTACAG AAATGACACATTATGTGTAATTGGAAGCTTCACTCTACAAGTTTATGAGACCAAGCAAACTGATATTGAGAAGTTGTCTTATCCCATCTCTACACCCGTGGGAAAAAAATTGTCAATCAGATGTCCTCATTTAAAGGACTTCAACAGGACTGACGAAATAGAGTGGTATAAG GACTCCAGCCCGACAGTGCTTCCTGTTGGCAGTGGTCGCTACCAAAGACAGAGACAAGATGTGATCCTCATCTCAGACGTGAGGCCAGCAGACCAGGGCCTCTACACCTGTCAGCTTAGAGTCCACGTCAACAACCTCCAGTACACAGTCAGCAGGACCATTAACCTCAATGTAAAAG TGCCTGACCCAGTTCCCTACATTCAGACCACCAGGCCCATCTTTGACCCAgacacaaccctaacccctaaccctggtcTCAGCACTGTGGAAT CCCCAGCAGTTGTGTCCCCCAAGATTGTGTCTCCTGCCAATGGAACAATCTTTGAAAGTCCATTGG GCTCTGTTTTGGAGATATCCTGCCAGGTTTTCACAGGGAGCCAATCAGCGGACGCCACAATGGTCACATGGTTGGTGGACGGCCATTCATTGGATTCGTCCAACCTTGGTGGACGGGCTCTGATGAGTCAGAGGAG GGTAACCACAGTGGCTGGGGGTTGTTATGTTGAGGTGAATCTGTACATCATTGAGCTGTGTGATGAGGATACAAGGGCGGAGCTGAAGTGTGTCACTCAAAACcagggaggaagacaggaggtCATTGCACAGTTCAGAGTCGAAG acCCCAGGTCCACATGGCTGATGGTGGGTGTAGCAGGGTCTGTTTGTTTCCTGACTGTGGTCTCCATCTTCCTTTACCTCCTCCTAAAACCCAGAGGAAAGGCTGACTACTTCCTGGCTCGACAGAACAGCACTTTTAGCTCTACTTTTAGCTCCACATAA